The DNA sequence GGGCTATTGACCGCTCAATGCCTCAATAATTGCTCAGTGATCATGGCCGATTAAATTGGCCACCCTTTCGAAAATGAAAAATTCCGTAGGGGCGGGTTTTAAACCCGCCCCTACGCCTTTCATTATAAAAAGCCAAGAGGCCGCACGGTCCATGATCCGGACCGTGTGGCCAATTTATTTATATTTATATTGCCGGTAGCCGCAGGCTTTAGCCTGCGCCGGTAGGCCTGGGGGGGCCAGGAATCATGTCATGGGGCCGGCAAGATTCCCCCTAAGATTTTCCTTGTATAAACAACAGTTCTATGTAAAATTTGTTTATACTACTTTACTTATAGACTGAGTTATGCCCCGAGGAAAAGCTAAATATATCCGTTGTGAAGGAGACGGAGGGGACCTCTTTTTGATCAACGAGGTCTCCCGGCTGGTCAACCTCTCCCAGAAACGCATCCGGGAATATGAAAAAGAAGGGTTTATCAAACCCTTAAGGGAGAAGAACACCAACAACCGGCTCTATTCCAATTTTGATGTGTCCCAGATCAATCAGATCAACAGCCTTATCCACGATCGGGGCTTCACCCTGGCGTGCCTGCGCAACCTCATGGTCCTGGCCCCTTGTTGGAATATCTACGATTGCGACAAGAAAGAAGCCTGTCCTGCGTTTCAACTCCCCTGGCGGCCCTGTTATGAAGTGCGCGAATATCGCGGCACATTGTGCGAGGGTCCTTGTCCCCGCTGCGCCGTCTATCTCAACCGCGCCGTCAAGAGGGAAAAAATCCTGCAAAAATATACTCTTGAGCCTTGAACGCACCGCCGTCTGCCCCGCCAACCTCAGCCTCCTCTCCTGCGCCCGAAGAAAAGGCCATCGCTATCGTAGGGCCGTCTAACTCCGGCAAGACCGAACTCACGTGTGGCTTGCTCAAGTGGTTTGCCGCCCAGAATCTCAAGGTGGCAGTCCTGAAGCACTCCCACAAACAATTTCTGGGGGATGAAAACAAAGATACCGGGCGCTACCGCGCTGCGGGGTCGCGGCTGGTGGCTTTGGCGGCCCCGGGCCTGCTCCAGATTAACCG is a window from the Desulfobaccales bacterium genome containing:
- a CDS encoding MerR family transcriptional regulator, which translates into the protein MINEVSRLVNLSQKRIREYEKEGFIKPLREKNTNNRLYSNFDVSQINQINSLIHDRGFTLACLRNLMVLAPCWNIYDCDKKEACPAFQLPWRPCYEVREYRGTLCEGPCPRCAVYLNRAVKREKILQKYTLEP
- the mobB gene encoding molybdopterin-guanine dinucleotide biosynthesis protein B produces the protein MNAPPSAPPTSASSPAPEEKAIAIVGPSNSGKTELTCGLLKWFAAQNLKVAVLKHSHKQFLGDENKDTGRYRAAGSRLVALAAPGLLQINRSSPGEPSLAGILSQLAPEVDLILVEGYKTSDLPKIGVVGPDVPPALPDYPRQVAWVSSTPLATDLPVFHPGQVAEIGRFIQTQLGCSEVR